The DNA sequence GCTAAACAAACTCTTAGGTATTCATGTACCAGAGGTTAATGACAGAGATGGTAACGGAAAACCGGATGACTTAGATGCTCAAGAGCAGAAAAATACAGATTTGCTTAACGCAGCAGCTGATTTGGTAGCTAAAGCGGAAGAAGCAGACAAAACAGCTCAAACAAAACTTCAATCAGCGGTTGATAATAATTTAATCACACCAGAAGAAAGTACAGACTTAATTTCAGCAAAAGATAATGCAGCAGCGACAAAGGCAAAAGCAGAAGAAGCGGTACATGCGTTACCTCAAGATATGCAAAATTCATTATTAGACCGTTTGAATAAATTACATGGTATTGAAGTACCTAGCATCAACGATAAAAACAAAAATGATATTCCAGACACTCAAGATGAATTGATAGAAGCAGCAAAACTCTCAATTAAAGAAGTGCAAGATGCAGATGCAACAGCGAAATCAGAACTTGCGACAGCACAAGCAGATCAATTAATTAATCCAACAGAACATAGCAACTTAGACAGATTGCAAAATGGTTTTACTACTAAGAAACAATCAGCAACAGATAAAGTGAATGCAATTGATCCAAAATATCGCAAAGATTTACCAGAACAACTTCAAGCATTAACAGGTATAACAGTGCCAGAAGTGAATGATGCTAATAGCAACGGCAAACCTGATAGTGAAGAACAACAAGAACAACAAGATGTAGCATTGCAAGCAGCAACAGATTTAGTAGAGAAAGCAGAAGCAGCAGATAGAGCAGCGCAAGAACAACTTCTATCAGCAAATGACAATAACTTAATTACACCAGAAGAGCATACAAGTTTAACAGCAGCTAAAGATAGCGCATTAACAACAAAGACAGCAGCTGAAGCAGTTAAAGCATTACCTCAAAATGTACAAGAATCATTATTAGAGCGTCTGAACAAATTACATGGTATTGAAGTGCCTAGTATCAATGATAAGAATAGTAACGGTATTCCAGACGATCAAGATGCGTTAATTAATGAGGCGACGAAAGCTTATGAATATGCAAAAGCAGGAGAAGACATCGTAAAAACCGAACTTGCCAAAGCACAAGCAGACAGTGTGATTAATCCTGAAGAACACACAATGGTGGGTGCATTACAAGATGCATTCGGTCAAAAGAAAGCAGAGGCAGAATCAAAGGTTAATGCAATAGATGAAAAGTATCGTGGTGAATTGCCGGAAAAAGTTGCAGCATTAATAGGCGTAACAGTACCGGAAGTGAATGATGCTAATAGCAACGCCAAGCTTGATAGCCAAGAACAACAAGAGCAAAAAGCACAACAAGAAGCAGCATTGCAAGCAGCGACAGATTTAGTAGAGAAAGCAGAAGCAGCAGATAGAGCAGCGCAAGAACAACTTCAATCAGCAAATGACAATAAATTAATTACACCAGAAGAGCATACAAGTTTAACAACCGCTAAAGATAGCGCAGCAACAACAAAATCAGCAGCAGATGAAGCAGTTAAAGCATTACCTCAAGATGTACAAGAATCATTATTAGAGCGTCTGAACAAACTACATGGTATTGAAGTGCCTAGTATCAATGATAAGAATAGTAACGGTATTCCAGATAATCAAGATGAGTTAATCAAAGCAGCAGAACTTTCAATTAAAGAGGCACAAAATGCAGATGCCTTAGCTAAATCAGAACTTGCGACAGCACAGGCAGATCAAGTAATTAATCCAACAGAGCATAACAACTTAGATGAATTACAAAATGATTTTACTACTAAGAAACAAGCAGCAACAGATAAAGTGAATGCGATTGATGAAAAGTATCGCAGAGATTTACCAGAACAACTTCAAGCATTAACAGGTATAACAGTGCCAAAAGTGAATGACGCAAATAATAATGGTCAATCTGATGATGCGGAACAAGCAGCACTCGATACATTACTTGCAGATGCAAAGGCAGCACTAGAGAAAGCTAAAGCTGCAGATCAAGCGGCGAAAGCACAATTAAGCGAAACGGAACAAGATCAAGTGATTAATCCTGTTGAACACGAAGGTTTAGAAGCAGCGAAAACGACAGCAGCAACTACGAAGTCAGAAGCAGCAGACAAAATCAATGCATTACCAGAAACATTACGAGCACCGCTTCAAGCAGAATTAGATCAACTTAACGGTATCACTATCCCTAGTATCAATGATAAAAATACAAATCAAATCCCAGATGATCAAGATGCATTAATTGAAGCAGCAAAAGCAGCTATCCAAGCAGCCGAAGCAGCAGATGCTTTTGCAAAAGCAGCATTGAATAAAGCTGATGAAAACCAAGCTATTACACCAGAAGAACATCAACAACTTTCAGGTTTGCAAGCAGACTTTGTTCAAAAGAAAGCAGCAGAGCAAGCAGTCAATGCAATTAACGAAGCCTTCCGTGGAGTATTACCTGGGAAATTAGCAGCATTAACAGGTATTGATGTTCCAGAAGTGAACGATGCTGACAGTAATGGCAAACTTGATGCAGCAGAAGCACAAGAACTTCAAGATGCATTACAAGCAGCAACAGAATTAGTAGAGAAAGCAGAAGCGGCAGATAGAGCAGCGCAAGAACAACTTCAATCAGCGAATACAAATGATTTAATTACACCAGAAGAACATACAAGTTTAACAGCAGCCAAAGACAATGCAGCAACAACAAAATCAGCAGCTGATGAAGCAGTTAAAGCATTACCAGAAGCAGTAGAAGGACCATTGCTTGAAAGATTGAATCAGCTTCATAACATCCAAGTACCAAGTATCAACGATGAGAACAACAATAATATACCAGACAACCAAGATGAATTAATTAAAGAAGCAGAAGTATCACTTAAAGAGGTACAAGAAGCGGATGCTTCAGCCAACTCAGAATTAACAAAAGCACAAGCAGACCAGGTCATTAATTCAACAGAACATGACAACTTAGACGGATTGCAAAATAATTTCACAACTAAGAAACAAGAAGCAGAAGAAAAAGTGAATGCGATTGATGAAAGATATCGCGGAGGTTTACCGCAACAACTTGCAGCTTTAAATGGTATTAATGTGCCTTCAGTCAATGATGAGAATTCAAACGGTATTGAAGACAGCATAGACAGCTTGTTAGCAGATGCACAAAAATCAATTGATGCAGCGAAAGAGATGGCAGGTCAAGCACAAGACAAACTCAACGAAGCTAAAGCAGATCAATTAATTAATCCTAAAGAGCTAGAAGCACTTACAGGTATTAAGAATTTAGCGGAAGCGAATAAACAAGCAGCACAAGCTAAAATCAACAACTTGCCTCAACAATATCAAGCACCGTTGCAAGCACAATTGGATCAAATCAACACAATTGCATTACCTGAAGTCAACGATAAAGATGCGAATCAAATCGATGACCACACTGATGAACTTAAAGCTGCAGTTCAAGCTTTAGTAGATGAAGCAAAAGCCGCAAATCAAGCTGCACACCAAGAGAAATCAGATATCGAAAAAGATAACTTGGTAACACCTTTGGAACAAGCACAATTAAAAGATAAAGCGCGTTATGCAGCAGAAGCAAAACAATTAGCACAAAGAGCTGTGGATATGATTTCAGAAACATTGAGACCTGAATTCCAAACACAATTAGATGCGTTAATTCCAGTTGAAATGACAAACATTAATGACCAAAATTCAAATGGCATTAATGATGTACAAGACCGATTGATTGAAGATGCGCAAAAAGCAATTAAAGCAGCACAAGATGCAGAAGCAGCAGCTCAAATCGGATTAAACGCTGCATTAGACAATGAAGTAATCACTGATAGCGAACAAAACATTTTAGATGCACTTCAAAAAGATTTCGCAGCTAAGAAAGCAATTGCACAAGAAAAAGTAGGTTTAGTCGAGGATGCTTTAAAAGGTGATATGCCACGTACATTAGAGCAATTACACGGTATCACTGTACCTGAAGTCAATGACAAAAATCATAACGATGTTGATGATGCTTTAGATGCAGCACTGCAGGCATTGATTCAAAAAGCAGAAGATGCAAATCAAGATGCGCATAAACATTTAGCAGAAGCGAATACAGACAGCTTAATAACACCAAAAGAATATGAAGCATTAGTTTCAGATCAAACAAAAGCTGA is a window from the Staphylococcus sp. IVB6181 genome containing:
- a CDS encoding GA-like domain-containing protein; this encodes MKQQSKRRLDFLPNKQNKYSIRKFTVGTASILVGATFLFGLSHEAQAAEEQTPNDVTVQSQSVNTHSNNESASQPSQETSDTAAVTPPVTTEAPASETAAPTNPNATPTTSQESTSQQKAPTSETNEVSTQTTTASQTTPTSSESTPVVEQQPTSETIAKPRTRRALETADTFESIPAPVNNETYNGKIIDYSGDLVKKVENPGKTVAPDYINFSPKFTNYDSKSYSFLTNGTNVTSKKLTNTNDGAIHAYLGDYITLNNTSPEAYVYINNVGIADGHKVDALVHVTRDQASTNFPTDIRYFFTSGRDMLSMTSQDGGGTTANIKFLQNIEEARLDEFYNTIQNGTSISSVVDGLNALNSEAHPVSGLLNIYDLDDYDRNKAVDVRKSVTFNRNEINELYVSNQQPFPATANLELKDGKIIISTGEQPRGGVEEYPNRVTATFQDKSELTYSMTGRNASGTAFHVKGILLVPIQPYTTQVVNPVNGTDGKVTVTQYIPTREVSQPATLPSKVEISAEFPQGISATAQPNTSDFAASQNGTNKVILTSTTQALSKPSFYDHTYVLPITLKHELTVNDISSNSEKWLKLKEYYDGDVLNVPVKWSFDNGDKQWDNLTTDHSTVPLKLSDELKREIDKQIMAEATASVEEAKIAHAQAKEKAQAIVSDQLVNSNEATELQTSIQSATDKKSIAQEKVNQLPERLKIQLQAELDQLTPIAVPDINDKNNNNISDEQDELIAQAEALIADASKAEETAKSALNQLNADNAISPEDNTQLTQLQNDFTEKKQAAKDKIASIQQPHQGPLTEKLNKLLGIHVPEVNDRDGNGKPDDLDAQEQKNTDLLNAAADLVAKAEEADKTAQTKLQSAVDNNLITPEESTDLISAKDNAAATKAKAEEAVHALPQDMQNSLLDRLNKLHGIEVPSINDKNKNDIPDTQDELIEAAKLSIKEVQDADATAKSELATAQADQLINPTEHSNLDRLQNGFTTKKQSATDKVNAIDPKYRKDLPEQLQALTGITVPEVNDANSNGKPDSEEQQEQQDVALQAATDLVEKAEAADRAAQEQLLSANDNNLITPEEHTSLTAAKDSALTTKTAAEAVKALPQNVQESLLERLNKLHGIEVPSINDKNSNGIPDDQDALINEATKAYEYAKAGEDIVKTELAKAQADSVINPEEHTMVGALQDAFGQKKAEAESKVNAIDEKYRGELPEKVAALIGVTVPEVNDANSNAKLDSQEQQEQKAQQEAALQAATDLVEKAEAADRAAQEQLQSANDNKLITPEEHTSLTTAKDSAATTKSAADEAVKALPQDVQESLLERLNKLHGIEVPSINDKNSNGIPDNQDELIKAAELSIKEAQNADALAKSELATAQADQVINPTEHNNLDELQNDFTTKKQAATDKVNAIDEKYRRDLPEQLQALTGITVPKVNDANNNGQSDDAEQAALDTLLADAKAALEKAKAADQAAKAQLSETEQDQVINPVEHEGLEAAKTTAATTKSEAADKINALPETLRAPLQAELDQLNGITIPSINDKNTNQIPDDQDALIEAAKAAIQAAEAADAFAKAALNKADENQAITPEEHQQLSGLQADFVQKKAAEQAVNAINEAFRGVLPGKLAALTGIDVPEVNDADSNGKLDAAEAQELQDALQAATELVEKAEAADRAAQEQLQSANTNDLITPEEHTSLTAAKDNAATTKSAADEAVKALPEAVEGPLLERLNQLHNIQVPSINDENNNNIPDNQDELIKEAEVSLKEVQEADASANSELTKAQADQVINSTEHDNLDGLQNNFTTKKQEAEEKVNAIDERYRGGLPQQLAALNGINVPSVNDENSNGIEDSIDSLLADAQKSIDAAKEMAGQAQDKLNEAKADQLINPKELEALTGIKNLAEANKQAAQAKINNLPQQYQAPLQAQLDQINTIALPEVNDKDANQIDDHTDELKAAVQALVDEAKAANQAAHQEKSDIEKDNLVTPLEQAQLKDKARYAAEAKQLAQRAVDMISETLRPEFQTQLDALIPVEMTNINDQNSNGINDVQDRLIEDAQKAIKAAQDAEAAAQIGLNAALDNEVITDSEQNILDALQKDFAAKKAIAQEKVGLVEDALKGDMPRTLEQLHGITVPEVNDKNHNDVDDALDAALQALIQKAEDANQDAHKHLAEANTDSLITPKEYEALVSDQTKADTTKEEAVAAVKESHIPETVKAELLEVLAQLDNIDVPKINDANNNKIADDVDAQLAEAEELVKKAEALNEAAQNELAKAEADQLITPSEHQALTQQQVLFEGAKAAAEQWVAQLPKGYQSQFEARLNPLHGINIPDINDQNSNNIKDSDDAARAEAEEFVKVAQLMDTKLQEKLKALTSDALINPEEYAQLAQLNAIYEDVKEQAAAKVSQLPATLKGDLPSILASLKGIALPQVNDKNNNDIDDATDQNINEANVALEAAKAADKAAKAAFNEAVSDNLVTPEEQATLKAQQANAQTTKAIAQSKVEPLPTELKGSLEEELAQLTGIDVLEINDANANGTNDIQDQWLNDAIEAVNTAKVADQTAKAHYNEAVTDNLVTPEEQATLKEQQANAQNTKAIAQSKVDSLPTELKGSLEDELAQLTGIVVPNVSEHHVSEASSEVSSEVNHDAASVNTDEVLNTDNHHTPSETSEVHNQSENTHVNQSSKDTDTNEETVTKELVQVETGNNEAAAVHEQVKTEQSTQLNLDKNI